A segment of the Streptomyces diastaticus subsp. diastaticus genome:
TGTGATGGCCGCTACGGTGCCAGGCGGCACCGAGAGCGGTCCAATACCAAATAGCTGATGCAGTGAGACGGTCCCGGTATCACCGGGACCGTCTCCCGCCGGGCCGGAGCCGGCCGGTCAGGCCCGGGCGAAGACCGCGGCGAGTCCCTGCCCGCCGCCGACGCACATGGTCTCCAGCCCCCAGCGGGCCTCGCGGCGGCGCATCTCGTGGGCGAGGGTGGCGAGGATCCGGGCGCCGGTGGCGCCGACGGGGTGGCCGAGCGAGATGCCGGAGCCGTTGACGTTGATCCGCTCGTGGTCGCCCTCGGTGAGCCCCATCAGCCGGGTGCAGGCGAGGGTCTGGGCGGCGAACGCCTCGTTCAGCTCGATCAGGTCCAGGTCGGCGAGGGTGAGCCCGGCCTTTTGAAGGGCGGTGGCGGTGGCGGCGACGGGGCCGAGCCCCATCGTCTCGGCGGGCACGCCCGTGCGGGCGAAGGAGACCAGGTGGACGAGGGGGGTGAGGCCGAGCCGTTCGGCGGTGGCCCGGCTGGTGACCAGACAGGCCGCGGCGGCGTCGTTCTGGCCGCTGGCGTTGCCCGCGGTGACGGTCGCCTCGGGGTCGGTGGCGCGCAGGATCGGCCTGAGCGCCGCGAGCTGCTCGGCGGTGGTGTCGGGCCGGGGGTGCTCGTCGGTGTCGACCAGGGTCTCGCCCTTGCGGGTGCGGACCGGTACGGGCACCGTCTCGTCGGCGAAGCGCCCGGCCGCGAGGGCGTCGGCGGCGCGGCGCTGGGAGCTGAGGGCCAGCGCGTCCTGGTCCTCGCGGGTCACGGCGTAGGCGCGGCGCAGGTTCTCGGCGGTCTCGATCATGCCGCCGGGTATCGGGTGGTGGACGCCGCCCGCCTCGGTACGGCCCCGGGCGAGCGAGTCGTGGAGCTGGAGTCCGGGGCCTCGGATGCCCCAGCGGCCCTCGTGCGTGTAGTAGGGGGCGGCGCTCATCACGTCGACGCCGCCGGCGATCACCACCTCGCTGAAGCCACCGCCGATCTGGAGGGCGGCGTCGATGACGGCCTGGAGTCCGGAGCCGCAGCGCCGGTCGATCTGCACGCCCGTCACCCGGTCGGGCAGCCCCGCGTCGAGGGCGGCGACGCGGCCGATGGCGGGGGCGTCACTGGTCGGGTAGGCGTGACCGAGGACCACCTCGTCGATCCGCTCGGGGTCGACGCCGCTGCGCTCGACGACGGCCGAGACGACGTGCGCGGCGAGCGCGGCGGGGCGCTGCCCGGCGAGCGCCCCGCCGAACCGGCCGATGGGGGTGCGCAGGGGCGAGCAGACGACGATGTCCCCGGCGGACGGGGAGGGGGACGGGGCTGCGGACATGGGGCGGGGCCTCCTGAGTACGTCACGGGTGCGCGGGCCGCCCTCGTACGGTTCAGGGCGGCCCGCGTCGACCCTCGCACCGGCGGGCCCGCGACTTCCAATACTCAGTTCCTCGCCGACTGAGACGGCGAGCGTCTCAATCGGCGGCGCCGGGCGGTGTCGGCAACGCCTGCTCGGCGACGGCGAGGACGCTGCGCAGGGCGGCCGAGGGGTTGTCGGCCCGCCAGGCGAGC
Coding sequences within it:
- a CDS encoding acetyl-CoA C-acetyltransferase, with the translated sequence MSAAPSPSPSAGDIVVCSPLRTPIGRFGGALAGQRPAALAAHVVSAVVERSGVDPERIDEVVLGHAYPTSDAPAIGRVAALDAGLPDRVTGVQIDRRCGSGLQAVIDAALQIGGGFSEVVIAGGVDVMSAAPYYTHEGRWGIRGPGLQLHDSLARGRTEAGGVHHPIPGGMIETAENLRRAYAVTREDQDALALSSQRRAADALAAGRFADETVPVPVRTRKGETLVDTDEHPRPDTTAEQLAALRPILRATDPEATVTAGNASGQNDAAAACLVTSRATAERLGLTPLVHLVSFARTGVPAETMGLGPVAATATALQKAGLTLADLDLIELNEAFAAQTLACTRLMGLTEGDHERINVNGSGISLGHPVGATGARILATLAHEMRRREARWGLETMCVGGGQGLAAVFARA